From Triticum aestivum cultivar Chinese Spring chromosome 4A, IWGSC CS RefSeq v2.1, whole genome shotgun sequence, a single genomic window includes:
- the LOC123083348 gene encoding uncharacterized protein, producing the protein MVSGGRRRSDTPGGGRRSRPATQRTIKLLVNTRTGRVVCAEAGKDVVDFLFSLLALPIGTVVRLLAADPIGSVGNLSRSLDELDGTYIVDEDARDALLPPRAGGGLLLLLTAGASSFSRGVVQGVVTYTITDDLKVTPMSRISEIPMINAHRIRDPRDLQERIVHFGRTESLKILKASLQSQTVLTDVFLRRP; encoded by the exons ATGGTCtctggaggaaggaggaggagcgacacccctggaggaggaaggagaagccgCCCTGCGACTCAGCGCACAATAAAGCTACTGGTGAACACCCGCACCGGGCGCGTGGTGTGCGCGGAGGCGGGCAAGGATGTGGTGGActtcctcttctccctcctcgccctccccaTCGGCACCGTCGTCAGGCTGCTCGCCGCGGATCCCATCGGCAGCGTCGGCAACTTGTCCCGGAGCCTCGACGAGCTCGACGGCACCTACATCGTCGATGAAGATGCAAGGGACGCCCTGCTCCCGCCCAGGGCcggcggcggccttctcctcctGCTCACCGCTGGCGCGTCGTCCTTCTCTCGCGGGGTCGTGCAGGGCGTCGTGACCTACACCATCACGGACGACCTCAAGGTCACCCCCATGTCTCGCATCTCCGAGATCCCCATGATCAACGCACACCGCATCAGGGACCCCCGCGACCTCCAGGAGAGGATTGTCCACTTTGGCCGCACCGAG AGTCTGAAGATACTCAAGGCGTCACTGCAGTCCCAGACGGTCCTCACCGACGTCTTCCTTAGGAGGCCTTAA